A stretch of the Pseudomonadota bacterium genome encodes the following:
- a CDS encoding heme exporter protein CcmB, with protein sequence MSVVATAWRVAAKDLLIEVQTGEILVSASLFALLVGVLSSLAFYVHQGTAAQLAPGVLWLVIAFAGVLAMERSWSREREHSAMLSLWLAPIPRAGIYLGKVLGTLALLAFVEAILVVVIAVLFHLDLLAVLGPLTALLALGTLGFVAAGNLFAALGLRTRTRELALSITVFPLVAPALLCAVVATRELLGGAPLAAIGAWLRILIAFDLVFLTAGLLLFEPLTTD encoded by the coding sequence GTGAGCGTGGTCGCTACCGCATGGCGGGTCGCTGCCAAGGACCTGCTGATCGAGGTGCAGACCGGTGAGATCCTGGTCAGCGCGAGCCTTTTCGCGCTGCTCGTCGGCGTGTTGAGCTCGCTTGCCTTTTACGTGCATCAAGGCACGGCGGCGCAACTCGCACCCGGCGTGCTGTGGCTTGTGATCGCCTTCGCCGGCGTCCTGGCCATGGAGCGCTCCTGGAGCCGGGAGCGCGAGCACTCCGCCATGCTTTCGCTGTGGCTCGCACCTATCCCACGCGCGGGCATCTACCTGGGCAAGGTGTTGGGCACGCTGGCCCTGCTCGCCTTCGTCGAGGCGATCTTGGTGGTGGTGATCGCCGTCCTGTTTCACCTGGATCTGCTGGCCGTCCTGGGCCCGCTCACGGCGTTGCTGGCGCTCGGGACCTTAGGCTTTGTGGCTGCCGGCAACCTCTTCGCCGCCCTCGGCCTGCGCACCCGCACCCGCGAGCTCGCGCTCAGCATCACCGTGTTTCCACTGGTGGCGCCCGCGCTGCTTTGCGCTGTCGTCGCGACCCGCGAGCTGCTCGGTGGCGCGCCGCTCGCGGCGATCGGCGCTTGGCTGCGCATCCTGATCGCGTTCGATCTCGTCTTCCTGACCGCCGGCCTGCTGCTTTTCGAGCCGCTGACCACGGATTAG